GGACACGAACAGGCCGAGCATGGAGGCGGGGTTCACCTCGATGCGGTCGATGCCTGCTTCAAGCATCAGGCGCCAGGCGCGCTTGGTGATGTCCTTGTCCAGGGCCACGATGACCTTGCCGTCAGCATCGACGACGTCGCCCCAAGCCTTTTCCTTGCGGTAGTACTGCGGCTTGACCTCGCGGAAAACCTTCGATCCCTCGAGATAGTAGGTCTCGATGTCGTAGAAGTAGGTCAGAATATCGGTCTTGGACATCCCCATGGCCTTCATGAGGATGGTGGCGGGCATCTTCCGGCGGCGGTCGATGCGCACATACAGGATGTCCTTGTGGTCGTAGTCGAAGTCGAGCCAGGACCCGCGCATGGGGATGATGCGGCAGGAATAGAGCACCTTGCGCGAGGTGTGGGTCTTGCCGGAATCATGCTCGAAGATGATGCCGGGGGAACGCTGGAGCTGGTTGACGATAACCCGCTCGGTGCCGTTGATGACGAAGGTGCCCTTCTCGGTCATCAGGGGAACGGTGCCGAAATAGATCACCTGCTCCTTGATGTCGCGGATGGTGCGGTTCTCGGTCTCCTCGTCCACGTCGTACACGACGAGACGGACCTTGATGCGAAGCGGTGCTTCAAGCGTCAGGCCTTTGGAGATGCACTCGGGCACATCGTATTTGGGTTCGCCGATCTCGTAGTTGACGTACTCGAGGCTGGCGGTCTTGTTGAAATCCTCAATGGGGAAGACGGAACGGAAAACGCCCTCGAGTCCGGCGTCGGCGCGGGACGCGGGGGGAACGTCACGCTGCAGGAACAACTCGTAGGAATCGACCTGCAGGTTAAGAAGGTGGGGTATGGTGACGGAGTCGTCGACCTTGCCGAAACTCTTGATCAGCTGGGCCATTGTTCCCTCGAAGAGAAGTGGTGTTGATCCGCCGGGGTAGCAGGCGGCCTTCACATTGGTTTCCCGGGCTTATCGCCGGGCTGGCCTGGGCCTCATCGCCCTATATGTCAACCCGTTCAAATCATTGGAGATTTACGGGATTGCAAATGAAAGCGCGAAAGAGCGCACTCCCCCCTACTCGGGGGGTGCGCTCTTTCAGTGTTGTTTAGGCACTATGCGACAAATTACTTAACTTCGCAAGTGGCTCCGGCTTCCTCGAGCTGCTTCTTGGCATCTTCAGCGTCGGACTTGGACACGGCTTCCTTGATGGCGGAAGGCAGGGTGTCAACCTTGTCCTTGGCTTCCTTGAGGCCGAGGCCGGTGAGGGCGCGCACCACTTTGATGACGTTGATCTTGTTGCTGCCGGAACCGGTCAGGATGACGTCGAACTCGGTCTTCTCTTCGACTTCGGCGGCGGCTTCGCCAGGCATGGCCATCATGGGCATGGCGGCCATGGGGGCGGCAGCGGAAACGCCGAACTTCTCTTCCAGCTCCTTGATGAACTGGGAAAGCTCGAGGACGGTCATATTGGAAATGAAATCGACAACCTGCTCTTTGGTGATCTCGGACATGTAGTCTTCTCCTTCAGTACGCTTTGGCTTAAGCGGCTTCTTTTTTGTCTTTCAGGGCCGTCAGCACGTTGAGCACGCCACGCATGACGTTTGCCAGGACGGACACGAAGTTGGTGGGCACGGCGTTCATGGTTCCGAGCACCTGGGCCAGCAGCTGAGGCTTGCTGGGCAGCGTGGACAGAGCCTTGACTCCGGCTTCGTCGATCACCTTGCCGCCGAGGCAGGCAAAGCGGATGACGAACTTCTTGTTTACCTTGGCGTAGTCAACCAGGGCTTTGGCGGCAGCCACGGGGTCTTCGTACCCGAAAGCGACTGCGCATTGTTCCTTAAAGCGGTCCTTGATTGTGTCGTGCGGGCCGTCTGTCAACGCGATCCGGGCCAGGGTGTTCTTGACAACCTGATAATCAACTCCTTGCTCTCGGAGTTTGACTCTCAGGTTAGTCACTTCTTCCACCGTCAAGCCCTTGAAATCGGTGACCACGGCAATGCTCGCACGTCCGGCCCGATCCTTGAGCTTCTCAATGATCTCGGCTTTCTGTTCGCGAGTCTGCAAGGTCTGCCTCCTCCAGGGTTATAGGGTGGAAGCAAGCCAAAGCGACCTGTCTCGGCGGGAAATTAAGGGGTACGACCCCACCCGCTTTCTTTGACCTGCTTCCGAAAATACGAACTGAATCGTTTAGCCTTCCAGGAACTTCTTGACGGTGCCGGGATCGATCTTGAAGCCGGGGCCCATGGTGGTGGAAACCGCCATGGCTTTCATGTAGGTGCCCTTGGCGGCACTGGGCTTCATGCGGATCACGGTATCCAGAAGAACCTTGAAGTTCTCGAGGATCTTCTCGGGGCCGAAGCTCTTCTTGCCGAGGGGGGCATGCAGCACGCCCGCCTTGTCGACCTTGAACTCCACGCGTCCGGCCTTCAGCTCGGTGACGGCTTCGGTCACGTTCATGGTGACGGTGCCGGTCTTGGCGTTGGGCATAAGACCACGGGGTCCCAGCACGCGGCCGATCTTGCCGACCAGAGCCATCATGTCCGGGGTGGCGACGGCCTTGTCGAAGTCCAGCATGCCGCCCTGGATCTGTTCGACCAGGTCCTCGGCGCCGACGATGTCGGCTCCGGCGGCCTTGGCCTCGGCGACCTTGTCGCCCTTGCAGAAAACGGCCACGCGGACGGTCTTGCCCAGGCCGTGGGGCAGGGAGACGGCGCCGCGCACCATCTGGTCGGAGTACTTGGGGTCGACGCCAAGGCACAGGGCCACATCGACGGTTTCGTCGAACTTGGCGGGACCGGCCTTGATGGCCATGGTCACGGCTTCTTCCAGATCGAACTTGACGGTCTGGTCGACACCTTCAACAGCGCTGCGAAATTTCTTTCCGTGTTTGGGCATGGCGATAGTTCCTTTAGCTCACCACGTCCAGACCCATGCTGCGGGCCGTACCCATGATGGTCTTCATGGCGGCGTCGAGGTCCTTGGCGGTCATATCCTGCATCTTGAGCTTGGCGATTTCTTCGATCTGGGCGCGCGTCACCTTGCCGACCTTGTTCTTGTTGGGCTCACCGGAGCCCTTCTCGACCTTGGCGGCTTTGACCAGCAGCACGGAGGCGGGCGGGGTCTTGGTGATGAAGCTGAAGGAGCGGTCGGCGTAAACGGTGATGACCACGGGGATGGTCATGCCGATCTGGTCCTGCGTCTTGGCGTTGTAGGCCTTGCAGAACTCCATGATGTTGACGCCGTGCTGGCCCAGTGCGGGGCCGACCGGGGGCGAGGGGTTAGCCTTGCCTGCCGGGAGTTGCAGCTTGATTTTCGCGACTTCCTTCTTAGCCATGGTAGTGTCGTCCTTTAAGCGGTCACCGGACCGGGGGTCCGCCTAGTTTTTGGTCACCTGTACGAAGTCGAGCTCGACGGGGGTCTGGCGGCCGAAGATGGACACGGAGACCTTGAGCTTACCCTTGTCGTAGTTCACGTCCTCGACCTGGGCGTTGAACCCGCCGAACGGGCCGTCTATGACCCGAACCTCGTCCCCTCGGTCGAAATTGAACTTGGGACGGGGCTGTTCCTGGCGGCTTTCCATCAGGGAGAGCACGCGCTCGGCTTCGGAATCGCGCATTGGGGTCGGGCGGTTCTTTCCGCCAACGAACCCGGTAACCCGGGGTATTTCCTGCACCAGGTGCCAGGATTTGTCGTGCATGACCATCTTGATCATCACGTAGCCCGGATAAAACTTTCTGGTTGAGGTTCTTTTCTCGCCCTTGACCAGTTCGATCACCTTTTCGGTGGGTACCACGACCTCTTCGATCGCCCCTTCGTCCTGACCGGTACGCATCATCTCGCGTATGGTCTGCTCCACCCTGTTCTCGAAACCCGAGTAGGTATGGACGATGAACCATCTGGCTTTGGCCGGACCGTCCGGGAGAGGGATGTCGATAGTTTTCTCGGTCATGACAACACGAACTGGATGAGTTTGGAAAGACCCAGGTCCACTACGCCGAGGAAGATGGTCATGACGACCACCAGGATCAGCACGGCAACCGAAGTCACCATTGTTTCCTTGCGGGTCGGCCAGGTGACCTTCTTGATTTCAACCTTGGACAGCTCGAGGAACTCTTTGAATTCTTCGACCTTGCCCTTGACCGACGACGCGGCGGAGTT
The sequence above is drawn from the Fundidesulfovibrio putealis DSM 16056 genome and encodes:
- the rplL gene encoding 50S ribosomal protein L7/L12; amino-acid sequence: MSEITKEQVVDFISNMTVLELSQFIKELEEKFGVSAAAPMAAMPMMAMPGEAAAEVEEKTEFDVILTGSGSNKINVIKVVRALTGLGLKEAKDKVDTLPSAIKEAVSKSDAEDAKKQLEEAGATCEVK
- the rplJ gene encoding 50S ribosomal protein L10, with product MQTREQKAEIIEKLKDRAGRASIAVVTDFKGLTVEEVTNLRVKLREQGVDYQVVKNTLARIALTDGPHDTIKDRFKEQCAVAFGYEDPVAAAKALVDYAKVNKKFVIRFACLGGKVIDEAGVKALSTLPSKPQLLAQVLGTMNAVPTNFVSVLANVMRGVLNVLTALKDKKEAA
- the rplA gene encoding 50S ribosomal protein L1; its protein translation is MPKHGKKFRSAVEGVDQTVKFDLEEAVTMAIKAGPAKFDETVDVALCLGVDPKYSDQMVRGAVSLPHGLGKTVRVAVFCKGDKVAEAKAAGADIVGAEDLVEQIQGGMLDFDKAVATPDMMALVGKIGRVLGPRGLMPNAKTGTVTMNVTEAVTELKAGRVEFKVDKAGVLHAPLGKKSFGPEKILENFKVLLDTVIRMKPSAAKGTYMKAMAVSTTMGPGFKIDPGTVKKFLEG
- the rplK gene encoding 50S ribosomal protein L11, producing MAKKEVAKIKLQLPAGKANPSPPVGPALGQHGVNIMEFCKAYNAKTQDQIGMTIPVVITVYADRSFSFITKTPPASVLLVKAAKVEKGSGEPNKNKVGKVTRAQIEEIAKLKMQDMTAKDLDAAMKTIMGTARSMGLDVVS
- the nusG gene encoding transcription termination/antitermination protein NusG, whose protein sequence is MTEKTIDIPLPDGPAKARWFIVHTYSGFENRVEQTIREMMRTGQDEGAIEEVVVPTEKVIELVKGEKRTSTRKFYPGYVMIKMVMHDKSWHLVQEIPRVTGFVGGKNRPTPMRDSEAERVLSLMESRQEQPRPKFNFDRGDEVRVIDGPFGGFNAQVEDVNYDKGKLKVSVSIFGRQTPVELDFVQVTKN
- the secE gene encoding preprotein translocase subunit SecE, whose amino-acid sequence is MSTKKVKSGEAAEVENSAASSVKGKVEEFKEFLELSKVEIKKVTWPTRKETMVTSVAVLILVVVMTIFLGVVDLGLSKLIQFVLS